One window of Tenacibaculum maritimum NCIMB 2154 genomic DNA carries:
- a CDS encoding acyltransferase — translation MRKLLWNFLSKIYPLFLRKRYRMNIGKNVIISYKARLDKSINPSGIYIGDNTWILANSLILAHDHLRSLKLDTHIGSNCLIGVDSIIMPGITIGNHVVVGAGAIVTKNIKSNCIVAGNPAKVIKEGVKLNDKGQLINEII, via the coding sequence ATGAGAAAGTTACTTTGGAATTTTTTATCAAAGATATATCCCTTATTTTTAAGGAAAAGGTATAGAATGAATATAGGTAAAAATGTTATTATATCTTATAAAGCAAGGTTAGATAAAAGTATAAATCCTAGTGGCATTTATATAGGAGATAACACATGGATATTGGCAAATAGTTTAATATTAGCACATGACCATTTAAGATCGCTAAAACTAGATACTCACATTGGAAGCAATTGCCTTATAGGAGTCGATTCTATAATTATGCCAGGGATCACGATAGGTAATCATGTTGTTGTCGGAGCGGGAGCAATTGTTACAAAGAATATAAAAAGCAATTGCATTGTCGCTGGGAATCCAGCAAAAGTAATCAAGGAAGGAGTTAAGTTAAATGACAAAGGACAGTTAATAAATGAAATTATATAG
- a CDS encoding NAD-dependent epimerase/dehydratase family protein, whose amino-acid sequence MIKVLVTCVGSGVGQSVIDSLNLKRDYKIIGCDGNRNVYAHSFCDKFYQVRSLYADGYIGEIIAICKENNVDIIIPGHDHELTLFANNLKEFDSNNIEVLVSEPSITEISRDKKDWYTYFASKGCKIVPTFSVKEFNLNIDTSIFPAIVKPSGGSASQGITIVNSIEDLHFLKEEDIIQPYLFPEKEDPNYLSIKKAVESGSFVQKSEISIQILFNKDSKHTATFISKNTLKNGVPIFIEPINPKKFEHLDEILKFVPLLEDKKVKGPVNIQGRITPKGLFFFEMNMRFTGITGNRALLGFNEVDYLVRNFLDKPAFIDGYAINKVGVRQVACTTIPVVESKKRKKIATVLGAGSSVGKHFVKSLDLNEYSKIYLISRVTSMAKYREMFQGSFFEIVADNDNKLTTCFTQSDILINFVSALAFEEDELKFDAVRYIYKMIPKIAKAKIPKIINISSQSVYDQELNVSKTEESNIVIKTSYAFQKIIIEDFFTSINEYSVQTKIIHLRFPRILNTNEMNQLGFFGKIVHNYITGQEIVIANPNNNTNLIDIEDVSEAVKYLISKDLDNSVLNVSGENVSMREYCEEVKRQLPNKNDTIAYGEDETIRSSSMINGDRLLNLGWKPRKSLKNIVTAIIKNNN is encoded by the coding sequence ATGATAAAAGTATTGGTAACCTGTGTAGGTTCTGGAGTTGGGCAATCTGTTATAGATTCTTTAAATTTAAAAAGAGATTATAAAATAATTGGTTGTGATGGTAATAGAAACGTTTATGCTCATAGTTTTTGTGATAAATTTTACCAAGTAAGAAGTTTGTACGCAGATGGTTATATAGGAGAAATTATAGCAATCTGTAAAGAAAACAATGTAGATATCATAATACCTGGTCATGATCATGAATTAACATTATTTGCAAATAATTTAAAAGAGTTTGATAGTAATAATATAGAAGTATTAGTTTCTGAACCTTCTATTACAGAAATTAGTAGAGATAAGAAAGATTGGTACACTTATTTTGCTTCAAAAGGGTGCAAAATTGTACCAACATTTTCTGTAAAAGAGTTTAATTTAAATATAGATACAAGTATTTTCCCTGCGATAGTGAAGCCTAGTGGAGGGTCTGCTTCTCAGGGTATAACTATTGTAAATAGTATTGAGGATTTACATTTTTTAAAAGAAGAAGATATAATACAACCGTATTTATTTCCAGAAAAAGAAGATCCTAACTATTTATCGATAAAAAAAGCTGTTGAAAGTGGTTCTTTTGTTCAAAAATCTGAGATTTCTATTCAAATTTTATTTAATAAAGACTCTAAGCATACAGCTACTTTTATTTCTAAGAATACATTAAAAAATGGTGTCCCTATTTTTATTGAACCAATAAATCCAAAGAAATTTGAGCATTTGGATGAGATTTTGAAATTTGTCCCGCTTTTAGAAGATAAAAAGGTAAAAGGTCCAGTAAACATACAGGGAAGAATTACTCCGAAAGGCCTTTTCTTTTTTGAAATGAACATGAGGTTTACTGGAATTACAGGTAATAGAGCATTATTAGGGTTTAACGAAGTAGATTATTTAGTAAGAAATTTTTTAGACAAGCCAGCATTTATTGATGGGTATGCTATTAACAAAGTAGGAGTAAGACAAGTAGCCTGTACTACGATACCAGTGGTAGAGAGCAAAAAAAGAAAAAAAATTGCAACAGTTTTAGGGGCAGGAAGTTCTGTGGGTAAACATTTTGTTAAATCATTAGATCTTAATGAGTATTCTAAAATTTATCTTATTAGCAGAGTTACATCTATGGCTAAATATAGGGAGATGTTTCAAGGTTCATTTTTTGAGATAGTAGCAGATAATGATAATAAATTAACGACATGTTTTACTCAGAGTGATATTTTAATAAATTTTGTTAGTGCTCTTGCTTTTGAAGAGGATGAATTAAAGTTTGATGCAGTAAGGTATATTTATAAAATGATTCCTAAAATAGCCAAAGCAAAAATTCCTAAAATAATTAATATATCATCACAGTCAGTTTATGATCAAGAATTAAATGTATCCAAAACAGAAGAATCCAATATTGTAATTAAAACAAGTTATGCTTTTCAAAAAATTATAATAGAAGATTTTTTCACATCTATAAATGAATATAGCGTTCAAACAAAAATAATACACCTTCGCTTTCCTAGGATACTGAATACAAATGAGATGAATCAGTTGGGTTTTTTTGGGAAAATAGTACATAACTATATTACAGGTCAAGAAATAGTGATAGCGAATCCTAATAATAATACAAATTTGATAGATATTGAGGACGTATCTGAAGCTGTGAAATATCTGATAAGTAAAGATTTAGATAATAGTGTTCTTAATGTTAGTGGAGAAAATGTAAGTATGAGAGAATATTGTGAGGAAGTAAAAAGGCAATTACCCAATAAGAATGACACCATCGCTTATGGAGAAGATGAAACTATTAGATCTAGCTCCATGATTAATGGAGATAGGTTATTAAACTTAGGGTGGAAACCAAGAAAATCGTTAAAAAATATAGTTACAGCTATTATTAAAAATAATAATTAA
- a CDS encoding sugar transferase: MKLYSCFFKRIIDVLLSLIGLIVLFPVLLVVIVLLKINQGGVFFLQKRPGKNDEIFEIIKLKTMTDERDSKGVLLPDEKRITRIGQFVRSNSLDEIPQLINVLKGDMSLIGPRPLLVKYLERYTPEQKRRHNVKPGVTGWAQVNGRNEISWERKFELDTWYVDNVNFLIDLKILILTIKKVLDRKGISSKTNATMETFMGKNNK; this comes from the coding sequence ATGAAATTATATAGTTGTTTTTTTAAGAGGATTATAGATGTACTTTTATCTCTTATAGGATTGATAGTTTTATTCCCAGTGTTGTTAGTAGTCATTGTTTTACTAAAAATAAACCAAGGAGGGGTATTTTTTTTACAAAAGAGACCTGGCAAAAATGATGAGATATTTGAAATAATAAAACTTAAAACAATGACGGATGAGCGAGATTCTAAAGGAGTGTTACTCCCAGATGAAAAAAGAATTACAAGAATAGGTCAGTTTGTTAGGTCAAATTCTTTAGATGAGATTCCTCAATTGATAAATGTTTTAAAAGGAGATATGTCTTTAATTGGACCAAGACCATTGCTAGTTAAATATTTAGAAAGATATACCCCAGAACAAAAAAGAAGACATAATGTAAAACCTGGTGTTACAGGTTGGGCACAGGTAAATGGTAGAAATGAGATATCTTGGGAACGTAAGTTCGAGTTAGACACATGGTATGTGGACAATGTAAATTTTCTTATAGACTTAAAAATATTGATTTTAACAATAAAAAAGGTTTTAGATAGAAAGGGAATAAGCTCAAAGACTAATGCTACTATGGAGACATTTATGGGAAAAAATAATAAATAA
- a CDS encoding DegT/DnrJ/EryC1/StrS family aminotransferase: protein MDKIWLSSPHMGGGEQKYIKEAFDTNWVAPLGPNVNGFEDDLEKYLEREVQVSCLVSGTSAIHLALILLGVGLGDEVICQSMTFSASANPIRYQGANPIFIDSEKDTWNMCPIVLEKAIQDRISKGKKPKAIIVVHLYGMPAKMQEIVRISKEYEIPLIEDAAEALGATYKGQKCGTFGDFGILSFNGNKIITTSGGGALVCKRKGDKQKAIFLATQARDEAPHYQHSKVGYNYRMSNITAGIGRGQMEVLDNHVHNRRANHEFYRSLFKNVDGITVFDEPTQGYFSNHWLSAIVIDSIKTGFTREDLRLSLLEDSIESRPLWKPMHLQPVFKDYNYYGEDVAEKLFENGLCLPSGSNLTDADRVRIRESIYKLIKK from the coding sequence ATGGATAAAATTTGGTTATCCTCACCTCATATGGGAGGTGGTGAGCAAAAATATATAAAAGAAGCCTTTGATACGAATTGGGTGGCTCCGCTTGGACCAAATGTAAATGGTTTTGAGGACGATTTAGAAAAATACCTTGAAAGAGAAGTTCAGGTATCTTGTTTGGTATCTGGAACATCAGCCATTCATTTGGCGCTTATTTTACTAGGTGTTGGTTTAGGAGATGAAGTTATTTGCCAAAGCATGACATTTTCTGCATCAGCAAACCCTATAAGATATCAAGGGGCAAATCCTATTTTTATAGATAGCGAAAAAGATACTTGGAATATGTGTCCTATAGTCTTGGAAAAGGCTATTCAAGATAGAATTAGTAAGGGAAAAAAGCCGAAAGCAATAATTGTAGTCCATTTATATGGAATGCCAGCGAAGATGCAGGAGATAGTAAGAATATCAAAGGAATATGAAATACCTTTGATAGAAGATGCAGCAGAGGCATTAGGAGCTACTTATAAAGGACAGAAATGTGGAACTTTTGGTGATTTTGGTATCTTGTCTTTTAACGGAAATAAAATTATTACTACTTCAGGAGGGGGAGCTTTAGTTTGTAAAAGAAAAGGAGATAAGCAAAAAGCTATTTTTCTAGCAACTCAAGCTAGAGACGAAGCGCCTCATTATCAGCATTCAAAAGTGGGGTATAATTATCGAATGAGCAACATTACTGCTGGTATTGGACGTGGACAAATGGAGGTATTAGATAATCATGTCCATAATAGGAGAGCTAATCATGAATTTTATAGATCCCTATTTAAGAATGTTGATGGAATAACTGTTTTTGATGAGCCAACTCAAGGTTATTTTTCAAACCATTGGCTTAGCGCTATTGTGATAGATAGTATCAAAACAGGGTTTACAAGGGAGGATCTACGTTTAAGCTTATTAGAAGATAGTATAGAGTCTCGTCCTTTATGGAAGCCTATGCATTTACAACCTGTATTTAAAGATTATAATTATTATGGGGAGGATGTTGCAGAAAAATTATTTGAGAATGGTTTATGCTTACCTTCGGGATCTAATTTGACGGATGCTGATAGAGTTAGGATAAGGGAGTCAATATATAAATTGATAAAAAAATAA